One Solanum pennellii chromosome 10, SPENNV200 genomic region harbors:
- the LOC107032561 gene encoding ELMO domain-containing protein A isoform X1 produces the protein MRLRRSQCILSCASYYKADEDESNWHRKKLDEEPAWSHNPPHVISQFAQCFTNAMVGPRAWIGGIFNRSSNKRLGSDKYLNYPLTPHQEQSLHGLQERLGVPFDEARLDHQEALRDLWNAAFPNVKLKSLISEQWKDMGWQGANPSTDFRGCGFISLENLLYFATRYPACFHRLLFKQSGLRATWEYPFAVAGINVTFMLIQMLDLFSEKPKCLPGLNFVKLIGEDDEAFDVLYCIAFAMMDAQWLAMRASYMEFNNVLQATRMQLERELSLDDIQRIEDLPAFNLI, from the exons atgAGATTAAGGCGTAGCCAATGCATTCTTTCTTGTGCCTCCTACTACAAA GCTGATGAAGATGAAAGTAATTGGCACAGAAAGAAGCTAGATGAGGAGCCAGCATGGTCACATAATCCTCCACACGTAATTTCACAGTTTGCTCAGTGCTTTA CTAATGCTATGGTTGGACCACGAGCATGGATAGGAGGAATCTTCAACCGCTCGAGCAATAAACGACTGGGAAGCGATAAATATCTTAACTACCCTTTAACTCCTCATCAG GAACAAAGCTTACACGGGCTTCAAGAACGGCTAGGAGTACCTTTTGATGAAGCACGCCTAGATCATCAA GAAGCTCTTCGAGATTTATGGAATGCAGCATTTCCAAATGTTAAGCTTAAAAGTTTGATCTCCGAGCAATGGAAGGATATGGGCTGGCAAGGAGCAAATCCATCAACTGACTTCAG GGGTTGTGGATTCATTTCTCTCGAGAATTTGCTGTATTTTGCAACAAGATATCCG GCTTGTTTTCATAGGTTGCTTTTCAAGCAAAGTGGATTGAGAGCAACATGGGAGTATCCATTTGCAGTTGCTGGAATTAATGTTACATTCATGTTGATTCAGATGCTCGACTTATTCTCAG AAAAACCAAAGTGTCTTCCAGGATTAAATTTTGTCAAGTTGATAGGAG AAGATGACGAGGCGTTTGATGTTCTATACTGTATAGCATTTGCGATGATGGATGCGCAGTGGCTGGCTATGCGTGCTTCATACATGGAGTttaat AACGTTTTGCAAGCGACGAGGATGCAGTTAGAGAGGGAACTATCATTAGATGATATACAAAGAATAGAAGATCTGCCAGCATTCAACCTGATATAG
- the LOC107032561 gene encoding ELMO domain-containing protein A isoform X3, with protein sequence MVGPRAWIGGIFNRSSNKRLGSDKYLNYPLTPHQEQSLHGLQERLGVPFDEARLDHQEALRDLWNAAFPNVKLKSLISEQWKDMGWQGANPSTDFRGCGFISLENLLYFATRYPACFHRLLFKQSGLRATWEYPFAVAGINVTFMLIQMLDLFSEKPKCLPGLNFVKLIGEDDEAFDVLYCIAFAMMDAQWLAMRASYMEFNNVLQATRMQLERELSLDDIQRIEDLPAFNLI encoded by the exons ATGGTTGGACCACGAGCATGGATAGGAGGAATCTTCAACCGCTCGAGCAATAAACGACTGGGAAGCGATAAATATCTTAACTACCCTTTAACTCCTCATCAG GAACAAAGCTTACACGGGCTTCAAGAACGGCTAGGAGTACCTTTTGATGAAGCACGCCTAGATCATCAA GAAGCTCTTCGAGATTTATGGAATGCAGCATTTCCAAATGTTAAGCTTAAAAGTTTGATCTCCGAGCAATGGAAGGATATGGGCTGGCAAGGAGCAAATCCATCAACTGACTTCAG GGGTTGTGGATTCATTTCTCTCGAGAATTTGCTGTATTTTGCAACAAGATATCCG GCTTGTTTTCATAGGTTGCTTTTCAAGCAAAGTGGATTGAGAGCAACATGGGAGTATCCATTTGCAGTTGCTGGAATTAATGTTACATTCATGTTGATTCAGATGCTCGACTTATTCTCAG AAAAACCAAAGTGTCTTCCAGGATTAAATTTTGTCAAGTTGATAGGAG AAGATGACGAGGCGTTTGATGTTCTATACTGTATAGCATTTGCGATGATGGATGCGCAGTGGCTGGCTATGCGTGCTTCATACATGGAGTttaat AACGTTTTGCAAGCGACGAGGATGCAGTTAGAGAGGGAACTATCATTAGATGATATACAAAGAATAGAAGATCTGCCAGCATTCAACCTGATATAG